The Peribacillus sp. FSL P2-0133 genome has a segment encoding these proteins:
- a CDS encoding CapA family protein, which produces MKRTLNAKEKTLIFIKRTKKKNLKYTGIILPILLIALVITTWMGRAEEVKTTASKSDHPLTMTMVGDVMMGRNVEEVTEKHGYEYLFRYMKPYFAHSDYVSGNYEHTALKEEVSNYKGADTPIRLNSNASGVEAVKDAGFSVMNLANNHMMDYEEQGLLDTIDEFKSTDMHYVGVGSNTTEAKNSIDYADVNGVRVATLGFTDVYGKDAVSKSAKAGLLNSNPDLLFEMIGKARDAKQGNADLVVVNMHWGQEYSTSTTARQTDLAKAIIDAGADIIIGHHPHVLQSFDVYKDGIIFYSLGNFIFDQGWTRTKDSAMVQYHLAEDGKATIDVVPLQIEEATPRPATSSIDKSRVYRQLTKETSENAQWSKKEDRIEITMDHKKVIDHKAQREQEEKAAKAAKAAKEAKEKKAAQEKKATQAIQQDIQPIQ; this is translated from the coding sequence ATGAAACGGACTTTAAATGCAAAAGAAAAAACACTTATCTTTATTAAACGCACGAAGAAAAAGAATCTTAAATACACTGGAATCATACTACCTATATTACTAATCGCTTTAGTCATTACCACTTGGATGGGACGGGCTGAGGAAGTGAAAACAACCGCTTCAAAATCTGATCATCCATTGACTATGACAATGGTCGGTGATGTGATGATGGGACGTAATGTTGAAGAAGTGACGGAAAAGCACGGGTATGAATACCTCTTCCGTTATATGAAGCCCTATTTTGCCCATTCAGACTATGTCAGTGGGAATTATGAACATACCGCTTTAAAAGAAGAAGTATCCAACTACAAGGGAGCGGATACGCCCATACGGTTAAACTCCAATGCTAGCGGTGTGGAAGCTGTTAAAGATGCTGGCTTCTCAGTAATGAATTTGGCCAATAACCATATGATGGACTATGAAGAACAAGGACTTCTTGATACGATTGATGAATTCAAAAGTACGGATATGCACTATGTCGGTGTTGGATCGAACACTACGGAAGCTAAAAATAGCATCGACTATGCGGATGTTAATGGCGTACGCGTCGCAACACTTGGCTTCACAGATGTTTACGGTAAGGATGCCGTGTCAAAAAGTGCTAAAGCCGGACTATTGAACTCCAACCCTGATTTATTATTTGAAATGATCGGCAAAGCAAGGGATGCCAAGCAAGGCAATGCAGACTTGGTTGTGGTGAATATGCACTGGGGACAAGAGTATTCAACATCTACAACCGCCCGTCAAACGGACTTGGCTAAAGCTATCATCGATGCTGGGGCTGACATCATCATCGGCCATCACCCACACGTGCTTCAATCGTTTGATGTGTATAAAGATGGAATCATTTTCTATAGTTTAGGAAATTTCATTTTCGATCAAGGCTGGACACGCACAAAGGATTCAGCCATGGTTCAATACCATTTAGCGGAAGACGGAAAAGCTACAATCGATGTCGTTCCACTGCAAATTGAAGAAGCAACACCAAGGCCAGCCACCTCTTCAATCGATAAATCACGTGTATACCGTCAGTTGACGAAGGAAACGAGTGAAAACGCCCAATGGTCGAAAAAAGAGGATCGCATCGAGATTACCATGGATCACAAGAAGGTAATCGACCATAAGGCACAACGTGAGCAAGAAGAAAAAGCAGCAAAAGCAGCAAAGGCAGCGAAAGAAGCAAAGGAAAAGAAAGCTGCACAAGAGAAAAAGGCAACACAAGCTATACAACAGGACATACAGCCCATTCAGTAA
- a CDS encoding poly-gamma-glutamate hydrolase family protein — protein sequence MKENSYTDFIELQQNEQEDIDYRIIVHHRNPDIAILAIHGGNIEPGTSKIAAALGQRLRASTYLFEGLKPRGNQVLHITSCLFNEPGGVSMAANAQTTLSIHGHYDVHNALVYIGGRNEPYKNLIQQCLNKAGFQTDHAPQHLSGMKGNNITNTSKTGAGVQLELSTKLRKSFFKGDDFTSKNRGNPCDLFKRFVTAIEKATLEYKQVE from the coding sequence ATGAAAGAAAATAGCTATACTGATTTTATTGAACTGCAGCAAAATGAACAAGAAGACATCGATTACCGCATCATCGTTCATCACAGGAATCCTGATATCGCAATTCTAGCCATACACGGCGGGAACATCGAACCGGGAACTAGCAAGATTGCAGCCGCACTTGGACAGAGACTTCGTGCAAGCACCTATCTATTCGAAGGTCTTAAACCAAGGGGGAACCAGGTCCTCCATATAACATCCTGCTTGTTCAATGAACCGGGCGGCGTTTCAATGGCAGCGAACGCTCAGACCACCCTTTCTATCCATGGACACTACGACGTACATAATGCGCTGGTTTACATTGGCGGAAGGAATGAACCCTATAAGAACCTTATTCAGCAATGCCTCAACAAAGCTGGATTTCAAACTGATCATGCACCGCAGCACCTTTCAGGCATGAAAGGAAACAACATCACCAACACATCCAAGACGGGTGCAGGCGTGCAATTGGAACTTTCCACAAAGCTTAGAAAAAGCTTTTTCAAAGGTGATGACTTTACCAGTAAGAACAGGGGCAATCCATGTGATCTTTTTAAACGGTTTGTTACTGCCATTGAAAAAGCGACTCTTGAATATAAACAGGTTGAATGA
- a CDS encoding CapE family protein, whose product MNIVKKITSWVIPVFLIAALLVTMNIFKRTETLTPEEQKKIEQYTTVEE is encoded by the coding sequence ATGAATATCGTAAAAAAAATAACAAGCTGGGTTATACCCGTTTTTCTAATAGCAGCCCTGCTTGTGACCATGAATATCTTTAAACGGACAGAAACTTTAACACCCGAAGAGCAAAAGAAAATAGAACAGTATACGACTGTCGAAGAATAA
- the pgsC gene encoding poly-gamma-glutamate biosynthesis protein PgsC translates to MFGSDLYVALVLGVTLSLIFSEKTGVVPAGLIVPGYLALVFDQWEIMLTILIISVVTYLIVTHGLSRWVILYGRRKFAAMMVTGICLKLLLDFVYPVMPFEIFEFRGIGIIVPGLIANTIQRQGMPLTLGSTLLLSGLTFGLMNVYYLF, encoded by the coding sequence ATGTTTGGATCGGATTTATATGTAGCCCTAGTACTGGGAGTAACGCTTAGCCTTATATTTTCAGAAAAGACGGGTGTCGTACCCGCAGGACTTATCGTGCCAGGTTATTTGGCATTAGTATTTGACCAATGGGAAATCATGCTGACCATCCTGATCATTAGTGTCGTAACTTATTTGATCGTAACTCACGGCCTTTCAAGATGGGTGATTTTATATGGAAGAAGAAAATTCGCAGCCATGATGGTGACCGGGATTTGCTTGAAACTCCTATTGGACTTCGTCTACCCCGTCATGCCATTTGAAATATTCGAGTTTCGGGGAATCGGTATAATTGTACCCGGATTGATAGCGAATACCATACAAAGACAAGGAATGCCATTGACACTTGGCAGCACGCTTTTATTATCCGGCTTGACTTTCGGTTTAATGAACGTGTACTACCTATTCTGA
- a CDS encoding iron-sulfur cluster biosynthesis family protein: protein MTDKARQAIKDMQHSLGGETYLRFGLYRPCCNQMNYTLSLAISKKEHEEILVLHDIKMLLDPSDSHFTDQTEIDYEGDGFLIRNPNPLVSPII from the coding sequence ATGACAGACAAAGCCCGGCAGGCAATTAAAGATATGCAGCATAGTTTGGGAGGGGAAACGTATTTGAGGTTTGGCCTATACAGACCTTGCTGTAACCAGATGAACTATACATTAAGCTTGGCAATCTCTAAAAAAGAGCACGAGGAAATACTCGTTTTACATGATATAAAAATGTTGCTCGACCCATCGGACTCCCATTTTACAGATCAAACGGAAATTGATTACGAAGGCGATGGATTTTTGATCAGGAACCCGAATCCGTTGGTATCACCCATCATCTAG
- the queC gene encoding 7-cyano-7-deazaguanine synthase QueC — MKKKEKAVVVFSGGQDSTTCLFWALERFEEVEAVTFDYNQRHSLEIECAQNIAKELGVNHHILDMSLLNQLAPNALTRSDIAVADGEEGELPSTFVPGRNLLFLSFAGVLASQIGAKHIVTGVCETDFSGYPDCRDVFIKSLNVTLNLSMDQSFVIDTPLMWLNKEETWELADQLGAFDFVREKTLTCYNGIISDGCGDCPACNLRKKGLDDYVSRRKVLS; from the coding sequence ATGAAGAAGAAAGAAAAGGCAGTGGTTGTGTTTAGCGGAGGTCAGGACAGTACGACGTGCCTGTTCTGGGCATTGGAGAGATTTGAGGAAGTGGAAGCCGTGACGTTCGATTATAATCAGCGGCATAGCTTGGAAATCGAATGCGCTCAAAACATTGCCAAGGAATTGGGCGTGAACCATCATATCCTTGACATGTCGCTGCTGAACCAGCTGGCACCGAATGCATTGACGAGAAGTGATATTGCAGTGGCGGATGGAGAAGAAGGGGAATTGCCGTCGACGTTCGTACCAGGGAGGAATTTGCTGTTCCTTTCGTTTGCCGGAGTGCTGGCGAGTCAGATTGGCGCTAAACATATTGTCACCGGTGTTTGTGAAACGGATTTCAGCGGATATCCTGACTGCCGCGATGTATTCATTAAATCGTTGAATGTGACCTTGAACTTGTCGATGGACCAGTCATTCGTGATTGATACGCCGCTTATGTGGCTTAATAAAGAAGAAACATGGGAGCTTGCGGATCAGCTTGGTGCATTCGACTTTGTCCGCGAAAAGACCCTGACTTGCTATAACGGGATCATCTCCGACGGCTGTGGAGATTGTCCGGCATGTAATCTGCGGAAAAAAGGACTGGATGATTATGTAAGCAGACGGAAGGTGCTTTCATGA
- a CDS encoding methyl-accepting chemotaxis protein — protein MKSIKGKILVAFSLIISLCVILGAYNIYSSNKSLVYSQDIIEKELPLLIQDEKLQYNLAQRTAFARAYILYGDESYKERFLQYTEDSKVLQEDLLALSDSDNAKELIEKSVDWRTMIVDRVFPQYEKGNEERAKEILKNEVAPISNEVMEGFKELASEREELIVTSGETVIASGKSVKTTSIIISIAAVLIGLLLALVTANLITTPLLKIRDRMKMVAEGELNHEPLEQKSYDEMGELTVSANQMQKNLRDTIEKMLVVSESVSNQSEDLTQSANEVQQGSKQIATTMYELSEGSESQANRASEMVRMMDDFTGRIELAFLEGVDVAKSSTEILSLTKEGTTLMRSSVQQMQCIDGIVKNAVDQVKGLDSQSQQISQLVQVIKDISNQTNLLALNAAIEAARAGEHGKGFAVVADEVRKLAEEVTHSVGDITNIVSAIQTDSKTVVHSLEDGYTQVDEGTKQITLTGQTFETINHSVGNMEMKIQHITDELNYISTNSKNINQAIEDIAAVSEESAAGIEQVSASAQQSSSSMDEITHHASELASSAELLTEQVKKFQL, from the coding sequence TTGAAAAGCATTAAAGGAAAGATATTGGTGGCATTTTCACTCATCATATCTTTATGTGTCATCTTAGGAGCATACAACATTTACAGCAGCAACAAGTCTCTGGTATATTCCCAGGATATCATCGAAAAGGAACTTCCGCTTCTTATCCAAGATGAAAAACTGCAATATAATCTAGCACAAAGAACCGCATTCGCCCGAGCCTATATTCTATATGGTGACGAGAGTTATAAAGAAAGGTTCTTACAATATACCGAAGACAGCAAGGTCCTCCAGGAGGATCTCCTCGCTTTAAGCGATTCTGATAATGCGAAGGAATTGATCGAGAAAAGCGTGGATTGGAGGACCATGATTGTAGACCGGGTATTTCCACAATATGAAAAGGGAAATGAAGAACGCGCGAAAGAGATACTCAAAAATGAAGTGGCACCAATCAGCAATGAAGTAATGGAGGGTTTCAAAGAGCTTGCTTCTGAACGCGAGGAATTGATTGTCACTTCTGGTGAAACCGTCATCGCAAGCGGGAAATCGGTTAAGACGACAAGTATCATCATATCCATTGCGGCAGTCCTTATCGGCCTTCTGCTGGCGCTTGTGACTGCCAACCTCATTACCACCCCCCTCCTTAAAATCAGGGACAGGATGAAAATGGTGGCTGAAGGAGAGCTGAATCATGAGCCCCTGGAGCAAAAGTCATATGATGAAATGGGCGAATTAACGGTATCCGCCAACCAAATGCAGAAAAACCTTCGTGATACGATTGAAAAAATGCTCGTTGTGTCCGAATCCGTTTCCAACCAAAGTGAGGATCTGACTCAATCAGCAAATGAAGTGCAGCAGGGCAGCAAACAAATAGCGACTACAATGTATGAACTTTCGGAAGGTTCGGAGTCACAAGCCAACCGGGCATCTGAAATGGTTCGGATGATGGATGATTTCACCGGTAGGATCGAGTTGGCCTTCCTAGAAGGAGTGGATGTAGCTAAAAGTTCAACCGAAATCCTTTCCTTGACCAAGGAGGGCACCACTTTAATGCGCAGCTCAGTCCAACAGATGCAATGTATTGATGGGATTGTAAAAAATGCCGTAGATCAAGTGAAAGGGCTGGATTCTCAATCGCAGCAAATTTCACAGCTTGTGCAGGTCATCAAGGATATATCCAATCAAACCAATCTATTGGCGCTGAATGCTGCCATAGAAGCCGCTCGTGCTGGTGAACATGGCAAGGGCTTTGCCGTCGTCGCCGATGAAGTGCGGAAACTCGCTGAAGAGGTCACACACTCCGTTGGGGATATCACCAATATTGTCTCCGCCATTCAAACGGATTCAAAAACAGTCGTCCACTCCCTGGAAGATGGTTATACACAAGTGGATGAAGGCACGAAACAGATCACGCTCACAGGCCAAACCTTTGAAACAATCAATCACTCTGTCGGGAATATGGAAATGAAAATACAGCATATAACAGACGAATTGAACTATATCTCCACAAATAGCAAAAATATCAATCAGGCTATCGAAGATATCGCAGCGGTTTCTGAAGAGTCCGCGGCTGGAATCGAACAAGTCTCCGCCTCTGCTCAGCAATCCAGCTCTTCAATGGATGAAATCACGCATCATGCCAGTGAACTTGCATCTTCGGCAGAACTGCTGACTGAACAGGTTAAGAAATTCCAATTATGA
- a CDS encoding gamma-glutamyltransferase — protein sequence MINRMTRKVLIPISILIYIAGCSKTPPISDTNDPIESKTEQSYGVSSSNPIAIDVGMDILNNGGTAADAAIAVSYVLGVVEPFGSGVGGGGGMLIAPESGEPNFIDYRESSPEDPSSRHDTGIPGLVAGMQVISDKYGSVPMADLLQPAIDLAEGGFKVDEILSSRLEAAQPRISSDGTSLFYPEGDAIEPGKTLVQERLAETLKQIQKEGPDGFYKGEIARDIKRETDIDLMDLKRYEVKERKPVQGTFAGYDAFTAPPPFSGITVLEMLKLAEEMNLGDSSSKSTYMKVLGGITDTAYQDRSANIGDGISHSKAEKLLSPIHLDNLKNKIKSEKWEDKESNGSEEHESTTHFVIMDKYGTVVSATNTLSNFFGSGDYTNGFFLNDQLKNFRSGLNDQEAYKRSRTFTAPTILKKPGQESIGIGSPGGDRIPQVLMQVLYSYTENEGSFQDIIDRNRFVFDGKKIYTESRLSDEIISDLEDSGYEVIQKISPMYYGGVQVLVKNEKNGQVSGAGDKRRNGSWKAQQ from the coding sequence ATGATTAACCGTATGACGAGAAAAGTGCTCATTCCCATAAGCATACTCATATATATTGCTGGATGTTCGAAGACACCCCCTATTTCTGACACGAATGATCCGATAGAGAGTAAAACGGAACAATCATATGGGGTCAGTTCTTCAAACCCAATCGCAATAGATGTCGGGATGGATATATTAAATAATGGTGGAACGGCGGCGGATGCCGCCATTGCGGTATCTTATGTATTAGGTGTAGTTGAACCTTTTGGATCTGGCGTGGGCGGCGGCGGCGGTATGCTGATTGCACCGGAATCCGGCGAACCCAATTTTATCGATTATCGTGAATCCTCTCCGGAAGACCCAAGTTCAAGACACGATACAGGGATTCCTGGCTTAGTGGCCGGCATGCAGGTTATAAGTGATAAGTATGGGAGCGTACCAATGGCTGATCTTCTTCAGCCGGCGATCGACTTGGCTGAAGGCGGGTTTAAAGTGGATGAGATTTTATCATCGCGCTTAGAAGCAGCTCAGCCAAGGATATCTTCCGATGGGACATCATTATTTTATCCTGAGGGCGATGCCATTGAACCAGGCAAAACCCTTGTCCAAGAAAGACTTGCTGAAACATTGAAGCAGATTCAAAAGGAAGGTCCTGATGGTTTTTATAAAGGGGAAATTGCACGGGATATTAAAAGGGAAACAGATATCGACTTGATGGATTTAAAGCGCTATGAGGTGAAAGAACGTAAGCCGGTCCAAGGAACATTTGCCGGTTATGATGCTTTTACCGCCCCTCCGCCCTTTTCAGGGATTACCGTTCTTGAAATGTTAAAGCTCGCCGAGGAAATGAACCTCGGTGATTCTTCAAGCAAATCAACTTATATGAAGGTCTTGGGGGGCATCACAGATACCGCTTATCAAGATCGGTCCGCCAATATTGGAGATGGAATAAGTCACTCTAAGGCGGAAAAATTGCTCTCCCCCATTCACTTGGACAATCTTAAAAATAAGATCAAAAGTGAAAAATGGGAAGATAAAGAATCGAATGGATCCGAAGAACATGAAAGTACGACACATTTTGTGATCATGGACAAGTATGGCACTGTCGTTTCCGCAACAAATACGCTCAGTAACTTTTTCGGATCTGGTGATTATACGAATGGATTTTTCCTTAACGATCAATTGAAAAATTTCCGGTCCGGCTTGAACGACCAAGAGGCATATAAACGGTCAAGAACGTTCACCGCTCCTACCATTCTCAAGAAACCAGGGCAGGAATCGATCGGAATCGGCTCACCAGGCGGCGATAGGATTCCTCAAGTATTGATGCAGGTCCTTTATTCTTATACAGAGAATGAAGGCTCATTTCAGGATATCATCGACCGTAATCGGTTCGTCTTTGATGGAAAGAAGATTTATACGGAATCCAGACTTTCGGATGAAATAATATCAGACTTGGAAGATTCAGGATATGAAGTCATCCAGAAGATTTCCCCCATGTATTACGGCGGGGTTCAAGTACTCGTTAAAAACGAGAAAAATGGACAAGTATCCGGAGCTGGGGATAAAAGAAGAAATGGAAGCTGGAAAGCCCAGCAATAA
- a CDS encoding NlpC/P60 family protein: MLNRKINCMILTLVFMVCFTFLPGLKAEAADPVHTVISGETVESIARTYDISAEQLMETNGLPDDKLFAGQKLTIIQTAYTPSIYQWSERGKKIARYAKSFIGFIKTAGEETPEKGFDSSGLIHWVLSQQNVPVDRLTVDGFYKQGMDTATPKTGDIIFFLEKDSLKVVTAGIYVGKNQFVNSGYGAETVQVRSTTEDYFAKYQVAYKTYTPKGEHLVQTGETLKSISENYSISMSTIKNRNALSTDELMQGQYLQLYSNPLYPFYVNEEAAYDKAYDVIKYAYTLRGFPYVFGGEDPMNGMDCSGFIYWVMKEQGLSVKRGSAEDYFSLLPKIENPKAGDLVFFSDTGTRLGVTHVGIYLGDGRFLHTTENAGVHISNLSSGYFADKFESFGEVESLID, encoded by the coding sequence ATGTTGAATCGAAAAATAAACTGTATGATACTTACGTTGGTATTCATGGTTTGTTTCACTTTTTTACCTGGCTTAAAGGCCGAGGCTGCAGATCCTGTGCATACTGTAATCTCTGGCGAAACGGTAGAATCGATTGCCAGGACATATGATATATCGGCTGAGCAATTAATGGAAACGAATGGTTTACCGGATGATAAGTTATTTGCGGGCCAAAAGTTGACAATCATTCAAACGGCGTATACTCCTTCCATCTATCAATGGTCGGAGAGAGGAAAAAAAATTGCGAGGTATGCGAAATCCTTTATAGGGTTTATAAAGACAGCTGGAGAGGAGACGCCTGAAAAAGGGTTTGATTCGAGCGGGTTGATTCATTGGGTGCTTTCCCAGCAAAATGTGCCGGTTGACCGTTTGACAGTAGATGGTTTTTATAAGCAAGGGATGGATACAGCCACTCCGAAAACCGGGGATATTATATTCTTTCTGGAAAAAGACAGCTTAAAAGTAGTGACCGCAGGTATTTATGTCGGCAAAAACCAATTTGTCAATTCAGGATATGGCGCAGAAACGGTTCAGGTGAGATCCACTACAGAAGATTACTTTGCAAAATACCAAGTGGCGTACAAAACATACACGCCAAAAGGGGAGCATCTCGTCCAAACGGGAGAAACGCTTAAAAGCATATCGGAGAATTACAGCATTTCCATGAGTACGATCAAAAATCGTAACGCGTTAAGTACTGATGAGTTGATGCAAGGGCAATATCTTCAACTATACAGCAACCCGTTATATCCGTTTTATGTAAACGAGGAGGCTGCATATGATAAAGCATACGATGTCATCAAGTATGCATACACTTTACGCGGATTCCCCTATGTTTTCGGGGGAGAAGATCCGATGAACGGAATGGATTGCAGCGGCTTCATTTATTGGGTCATGAAGGAGCAGGGTCTTTCAGTTAAACGGGGTTCCGCAGAGGATTACTTCTCATTGCTGCCCAAAATCGAAAATCCAAAGGCAGGGGATTTAGTATTTTTTAGCGACACAGGAACAAGGCTAGGTGTGACCCATGTAGGCATATATCTAGGTGATGGCCGTTTTCTCCATACAACGGAAAACGCAGGCGTTCATATCTCCAACCTTTCGTCAGGTTATTTTGCCGATAAATTCGAAAGCTTCGGTGAAGTTGAAAGCCTTATTGACTAA
- the pgsB gene encoding poly-gamma-glutamate synthase PgsB: MAPIFICAIFLLGYGIFEQKRHQKRLDSIPVRVNVNGIRGKSTVTRLITGVIQEAKYKTVGKTTGTSARMIYWFTDKEKPIVRRPEGPNIGEQRRVVKEVADLGTEALVCECMAVQPDYQLIFQNKMIQANIGVIVNVLEDHMDVMGPTLDEVAEAFTATIPYNGHLITIESEYLDFFKQIAKERNTKVIVADNSRISEDFLREFDYMVFPDNASLALAVAEALGIDEKTAFRGMLNAHPDPGAMRITKFGDPIQPTFFVNGFAANDASSTLNIWERVNTFGYSTEPPIVIMNCRPDRVDRTEQFARDVLPYIKSEIVISIGETTSPITRAFEQGQLDTKEYWDLENWSTEEIVARLRPLMKNRIVYGVGNIHGAAEPLIEAFMKSKTKQKAS, encoded by the coding sequence ATGGCACCGATATTTATTTGTGCGATCTTTTTGCTTGGCTATGGTATTTTCGAACAAAAACGCCATCAGAAGCGTCTCGACTCCATCCCGGTACGTGTGAATGTGAATGGGATTCGGGGGAAATCGACTGTAACGCGTCTAATTACAGGTGTGATCCAGGAAGCTAAGTACAAAACAGTAGGTAAAACAACCGGAACATCAGCAAGAATGATCTATTGGTTTACCGATAAGGAAAAACCGATTGTACGCCGCCCGGAAGGACCCAACATAGGAGAACAGCGGCGTGTAGTTAAAGAAGTTGCCGACTTAGGCACGGAAGCACTGGTTTGTGAGTGCATGGCCGTACAGCCTGACTATCAACTAATCTTCCAAAACAAAATGATCCAAGCAAACATTGGCGTAATCGTGAATGTATTGGAAGACCATATGGATGTCATGGGACCGACTTTGGATGAGGTTGCTGAAGCTTTCACTGCTACTATTCCCTATAATGGTCACCTAATAACTATCGAAAGTGAATATTTGGACTTTTTCAAGCAAATTGCCAAAGAACGCAACACAAAAGTAATCGTTGCAGACAATTCGAGAATTTCGGAAGATTTTCTACGCGAATTCGACTATATGGTATTTCCTGATAATGCATCACTGGCCTTGGCCGTTGCGGAAGCTTTGGGCATCGATGAAAAAACGGCTTTTCGCGGAATGTTGAATGCGCATCCCGATCCAGGTGCCATGCGGATCACCAAATTCGGGGATCCCATCCAGCCAACTTTCTTTGTCAATGGCTTTGCTGCAAATGACGCGTCATCGACGCTGAACATCTGGGAACGTGTCAATACGTTCGGATACAGCACAGAACCTCCTATCGTCATCATGAATTGCCGTCCCGACCGCGTGGACCGTACCGAGCAGTTTGCTAGAGATGTATTGCCTTACATAAAATCTGAAATCGTCATTTCCATTGGTGAAACCACATCACCGATCACTCGGGCATTCGAGCAAGGTCAATTGGATACAAAAGAATATTGGGATTTAGAAAACTGGTCAACTGAAGAAATCGTGGCCCGCCTCCGCCCATTGATGAAAAATCGCATCGTCTACGGTGTCGGGAATATTCACGGTGCAGCGGAACCTTTAATTGAAGCATTCATGAAATCTAAAACAAAGCAAAAAGCAAGTTAA
- a CDS encoding DUF2642 domain-containing protein, whose product MSDAFALLGKQIDVQLSGKKTFKGILTDLSTDILVLFNGQQYLYFPMLHVHRFNLSTEIDNEIKYPIESSMMEDMASISYRKTLMNAKGVFSEIYVEGHIPLHGYITNVFNDYFAFYSPVYKMMYVSLYHLKWLTPYNQNATPYTLGKENFPGNPSGVPMLRSLEDQLKKNAGKLVVFDGGEDPMKIGVIKKADNNLVELTTASGDNVFLKLAHIKTVYMP is encoded by the coding sequence ATGAGTGATGCGTTTGCATTACTGGGTAAACAGATTGATGTTCAACTCTCAGGTAAAAAAACTTTCAAAGGAATTCTAACTGATCTGAGCACAGATATTCTAGTGTTGTTTAATGGACAGCAGTATTTGTATTTTCCAATGCTGCACGTCCATCGATTCAATCTGAGTACAGAGATAGATAACGAGATTAAATATCCTATAGAGTCCTCCATGATGGAAGACATGGCTTCCATTTCCTATCGTAAAACGCTAATGAACGCAAAAGGGGTTTTTTCAGAAATCTATGTTGAGGGGCACATTCCTTTACACGGTTATATCACCAATGTTTTCAATGATTACTTTGCGTTCTACTCGCCTGTATATAAAATGATGTATGTATCACTGTATCACCTTAAATGGCTTACTCCGTATAATCAAAATGCCACACCCTATACCCTCGGTAAAGAGAATTTTCCCGGCAATCCTTCAGGTGTGCCAATGCTTCGTTCTTTGGAAGACCAATTAAAGAAAAATGCAGGAAAGCTTGTAGTATTTGATGGGGGAGAGGACCCTATGAAAATCGGGGTGATAAAAAAGGCTGACAACAACTTGGTTGAGTTAACGACAGCCAGCGGGGATAATGTGTTTTTGAAGCTTGCACATATTAAAACGGTGTACATGCCATAG